The Acidipropionibacterium virtanenii DNA segment CAGAGGATCGCATCGACGGGGGTGAATGAGCCGTCGGCCTCGCGGACGCCGTGCGGTTCGATCGCGGTGAACATGGGTCGGCGCACCAGGGCTCCCCGATCACGGGCGGCGATGGCGTAGGGCGACCACGTGAGACCGGTGTTGGCGACGATACTGCCGGGCGGCGCCCCGGCCTCGATGGCGGCCGTGATACTTGCGATGATCTGACGCCCCTCGACCTCGGGACGGAACGGGCCATCGCGGAAGACCGGTTCGCGACGCGTGTACCAGAACGTCGTGGCCGATCGGGAGATCTCCTCGAGTTGCTGGACGGCCGAGATGCCGCCTCCGACGATCGCGACCCGCTGCCCGGCGAACTCTGCGGCGGAGACGTAATCGCGGGTGTGGAGCTGACGGCCTGTGAAGACATTCTTGCCCGGGTATCCAGGGAGCACCGGATTGTTCCAGGTACCAGTCGCATTGATGACGGCGCGCGTCCACCATCGGCCGGCGTCGGTCTCGACAACGAGATCACCCTCCGGATCGTCATCGGCCCTGCCGACCACCTCAACCCGGACCGGGCGCAGAATCGGAAGTCGATTGCGCTCCTCGAAGGCTTCGAAATAGGTGGGTACGGCTTCTCTGCTGGGTTCTTCGGGATCGACGTCGGGAGTGGGGAAGCCGGGCAGTCCGAAGATGCCGTTGACCGTGGCCATGTGCAGCGACTCCCATCGATGCTGCCAGGCTCCACCGGGGGCCGGGTTGGCGTCGAGCATGACGAAGCTGGGCCGATGGGCCGGCGAAGCCGCGCCGGGTGCCGATGCCGGAATCAGAGCGCTGTGAAAGCCACGGCGCGCCAGGTGGTATCCGGCCGACAGGCCCGCCTGACCGGCGCCGATGACGACGACCGTCGCCTCCTGCA contains these protein-coding regions:
- a CDS encoding NAD(P)-binding domain-containing protein — protein: MAARGMQEATVVVIGAGQAGLSAGYHLARRGFHSALIPASAPGAASPAHRPSFVMLDANPAPGGAWQHRWESLHMATVNGIFGLPGFPTPDVDPEEPSREAVPTYFEAFEERNRLPILRPVRVEVVGRADDDPEGDLVVETDAGRWWTRAVINATGTWNNPVLPGYPGKNVFTGRQLHTRDYVSAAEFAGQRVAIVGGGISAVQQLEEISRSATTFWYTRREPVFRDGPFRPEVEGRQIIASITAAIEAGAPPGSIVANTGLTWSPYAIAARDRGALVRRPMFTAIEPHGVREADGSFTPVDAILWATGFRPDLAHLEPLHLKNDRGGIEMRGTQVLAEPRVHLIGYGPSQSTVGANRAGRDAIRRLTRWLGMSN